A genomic window from Candidatus Tumulicola sp. includes:
- the murC gene encoding UDP-N-acetylmuramate--L-alanine ligase, with product MIGYRHVHFVGIGGIGMSAIARVLIAMGVSVSGSDLKTNGTLEKLRLLGARVHLGHGSDNIEGADCVVISSAIPQDNPEVIAAQRARVPVLQRAEMLAEIMADKRGIAVSGTHGKTTTTSMIALVLDAGGFESTVLIGGEVNDLGANARLGAGDVVVAEADESDASFLRLTPACAVVTNIENDHLGYYRDLEHLIETFSLFIGRVPASGCVIASADCNAVRELIRRFYEQPKLLGDPRVITAGFDPAAGVRAENVRLADFGSTFSVRRNGAPLGEISLRVPGRINVLNALCALAVGLEFGVPFEVIARALARFRGVARRFQILYDSDALKIVDDYAHHPTAVQETIAAARAYWPGRIVVAFQPHRYSRTAYLFRDFAHALLGADEVVITDIYAAGEIALPGVRAESILECLREFDHQKSVTYLPKPADVLAYLQHTLGPGDLALTLGAGDIGGVAHELAAGLSAADAGVGSV from the coding sequence ATGATAGGCTACAGGCACGTCCATTTTGTGGGGATCGGCGGCATCGGCATGAGCGCGATCGCGCGCGTGCTGATCGCGATGGGCGTGAGCGTTTCCGGCTCCGATCTCAAGACGAATGGCACGCTCGAGAAGTTGCGTCTGCTCGGAGCGCGCGTGCACCTGGGCCACGGTTCGGACAACATCGAGGGCGCCGATTGCGTCGTCATCTCCTCCGCGATCCCGCAAGACAATCCGGAAGTGATCGCCGCTCAGCGCGCGCGCGTCCCCGTGCTGCAGCGCGCCGAAATGCTGGCTGAGATCATGGCGGACAAGCGCGGCATCGCCGTGTCGGGCACGCACGGCAAGACCACCACGACTTCGATGATCGCGCTTGTGCTCGACGCCGGCGGCTTCGAGTCGACCGTGCTCATCGGCGGCGAGGTCAACGATCTCGGCGCGAACGCGCGTCTCGGTGCCGGCGACGTCGTGGTGGCCGAAGCCGACGAAAGCGACGCGTCGTTCTTGCGCCTCACGCCGGCGTGCGCGGTCGTCACGAATATCGAAAACGACCATCTCGGCTACTACCGCGATCTCGAGCACCTCATCGAAACCTTCTCGCTGTTCATCGGGCGCGTGCCGGCTAGCGGCTGCGTCATCGCATCTGCCGACTGCAACGCCGTGCGCGAACTCATCCGCCGCTTCTACGAGCAGCCGAAACTGCTGGGCGATCCGCGCGTGATCACGGCGGGCTTCGATCCGGCGGCGGGCGTTCGAGCTGAGAACGTCCGGCTGGCAGATTTCGGCTCCACATTCAGCGTCCGTCGCAACGGCGCGCCGCTCGGAGAGATCAGCCTGCGCGTGCCGGGCCGCATCAACGTGCTCAACGCTTTGTGCGCGCTCGCGGTGGGTCTCGAGTTCGGCGTGCCCTTCGAGGTCATCGCGCGCGCTCTGGCGCGCTTCCGCGGCGTCGCGCGCCGCTTCCAGATCCTCTACGACAGCGACGCGCTCAAGATCGTCGACGACTACGCGCACCATCCGACCGCGGTGCAGGAGACGATCGCGGCGGCACGCGCGTATTGGCCCGGGCGGATCGTCGTGGCGTTTCAACCGCATCGCTATAGCCGCACGGCATATCTCTTCCGCGACTTCGCGCACGCGCTGCTCGGGGCCGACGAAGTCGTCATCACCGATATCTACGCGGCCGGCGAGATCGCGCTGCCCGGCGTGCGCGCAGAGTCGATCCTCGAATGTCTGCGCGAGTTCGATCATCAAAAGTCCGTGACGTACCTGCCCAAACCCGCGGACGTCCTGGCGTATCTGCAGCATACGCTCGGTCCCGGCGATCTTGCGCTTACGCTCGGCGCCGGAGACATCGGCGGCGTGGCGCACGAACTCGCCGCAGGCCTCTCTGCCGCCGACGCGGGCGTCGGCTCGGTCTGA
- the murB gene encoding UDP-N-acetylmuramate dehydrogenase, which produces MRLRSAPETSAAWRTNSPQASLPPTRASARSDVSLPVIAGASVPGNALSKDQRAALTRMLGSAASFDAPLAPKTSMRIGGPAACFAEIKRIDDLVALLALCERDRIAWSMLGFGSNLLIRDEGFPGVVVRLAGDFTKVTIDKTRVRAGGATPIVALCRDAAKAGLAGAEALVGIPGTVGGAVRMNAGTDVEIGDVIDRVEVLVAGDTLQTFTKPEFTYRRSTLDRRAVVCAAELVLQHADPSEVRAELNRRIARRNATQPLELPNFGSVFKNPPGDHAARLIETAGCKGWRTGGAQVSEKHANFIVNRGGATCKDVLALIDRVRAAVTAQHGVDLELEVHIL; this is translated from the coding sequence TTGCGCTTACGCTCGGCGCCGGAGACATCGGCGGCGTGGCGCACGAACTCGCCGCAGGCCTCTCTGCCGCCGACGCGGGCGTCGGCTCGGTCTGACGTCAGCCTGCCGGTGATCGCTGGAGCGTCAGTCCCCGGCAACGCGCTCTCGAAGGATCAGCGAGCCGCATTGACGCGCATGCTCGGGAGCGCCGCATCCTTCGATGCGCCGTTGGCGCCGAAGACCTCGATGCGCATCGGCGGACCCGCTGCATGTTTCGCCGAGATCAAGCGGATCGACGACCTTGTCGCGCTCTTGGCTCTTTGCGAGCGCGATCGCATCGCGTGGTCGATGCTCGGGTTCGGCAGCAACCTGTTGATCCGCGACGAGGGCTTCCCGGGCGTGGTCGTGCGGCTCGCGGGCGACTTCACGAAAGTGACCATCGACAAGACCCGGGTGCGCGCGGGCGGAGCGACGCCGATCGTCGCGCTATGCCGCGACGCAGCGAAAGCCGGCCTTGCGGGCGCAGAAGCGCTCGTCGGCATCCCCGGCACGGTGGGCGGCGCGGTGCGCATGAACGCGGGCACCGACGTCGAGATCGGCGACGTCATCGACCGCGTCGAGGTGTTGGTCGCGGGCGACACGTTGCAGACTTTCACCAAACCGGAGTTCACCTATCGGCGCTCGACGCTCGACCGCCGTGCGGTCGTCTGCGCCGCCGAACTGGTGCTGCAGCACGCCGATCCGTCCGAGGTTCGCGCCGAACTGAACCGGCGCATCGCGCGCCGCAACGCCACCCAACCGCTCGAGCTGCCGAACTTCGGCAGCGTGTTCAAGAACCCGCCGGGAGATCACGCGGCGCGGCTCATCGAGACCGCAGGCTGCAAGGGCTGGCGGACCGGCGGCGCGCAGGTGTCCGAGAAACACGCAAATTTCATCGTCAACCGCGGCGGCGCGACCTGCAAGGATGTGCTCGCGCTGATCGATCGGGTGCGCGCCGCGGTGACGGCGCAACACGGCGTGGATCTGGAACTGGAAGTCCACATACTTTGA